TGGAGGCGCCGAGATCAGCCGCTCCCTCTCCGTTGACTATTACAACAGGGGAACTGCGTACATAAGGACGGACCAGAACGACCGGGCGATCACAAACCTTACGCGGGCGATCGAGCTGAACCCGCGCTTCGTGCAGGCCTACCTGAACCGGGGCCACGCCTACAACAGGAAAGGCCAGTTCGACCGGGCGATCGCGGATTACGGAAGGTCGATAGAGCTCGACCCGAAGCTCACCCTCGCCTACTACAACCGGGGGACGGCCTACTTCAAGAAGGAAAGGAACCGGGAGGCGGTAGCAGACCTGAGCAGGGCGATCGAGCTGAACCCGAATCTCGCCCACGCCTACCTGAACCGGGGGAGCGCCTACTACGCCATGGAGAAGTACGAGCGCTCGATACCCGATTTCTCCCGCGCTCTGGAGCTCAACCCCGACCTGGCCTATGCGTACCTGAACCGGGGTGGGGCTCACTACATCACGGGAAAGTATGACCGGGCCGTATCCGACTACAGCAAGCTCATCGAGATCGATTCGGGGTTTGCGCTGGCCTATTTCGACAGGGGCCTGGCCTTCTATCGCATGGGGGAACTCGACCGGGCAATCTCCGATTTCAACCGGGCACTCGAGATCAACCCGGAACTGACCGATTCCCTCCTCCACCGGGGAGATGCCTACAGTATAAAGAGAGAGTTTGCCCTCGCCCTTGCCGATTTTTCCATGGTCCTCGAAAGGGACCCGGAAAACGCAATTGCCTATTACGGCAGGGCAAAAGCCAACTACCGCATGGGAAGGTACGGAAAAGCCTTCGCAGACATGTTCCGGGCGGGATTTTTCTGGCTCAAAAGGTAACATCCCGTCCGGCATCCCCTCACCCCGTATCGCCCTTTCCCGTTGAAGAAGACGCCCGATTCGTATAGAATCTGATGCGTCCTTTCCTCCGTCAAATGCAGCGGGAGGGGTTCCTCGTTCGGGGAAAAAAACCAGGGGTGAGACGATATGGGAAATGAAGGGGGAAGGCTCTATATTCGCTGCATGGGAGCCCACTGCAACAATTTCATCGAATCAAAGGAGAAAAATCTCTCCATCTGCGAAGACCAGGGAAACACCTTTTTCGGCATTTACGGCCTCTGCGAAAGTCCGGGCTGCAACTTCGAAAACCTTGTCAGGGAAGATCATTTCACATCGAGCGATCTTCTGATCCTCTGCCCCGATTGCGGTGAGAAAACCCCTGTGAAAAACTTCATCTGGAAAAAATCGGAGGGCCACGAGCTGACATTCGAAACGCGCTGCGGGGGCTGTGAAAGGGATCTGATCATCGGCTGGAAAGTCAGGAAATAGGATACCGCTCTCTTTGCGCAGAAATCCCCGCCACATCGACCCGGGAATCTGAGCATATTCCGCGAACCCCGAGCGTCGCCTTTCCGGGATTTACCATGAATCCTCAAGGTGGCCGGCACTATCCTATCGGTTAAGTGCGGGGCCAAAAATCCGTCAGCGGGGAGTTTCTCATGACAGGCAAGAAAGGCACGACAGAGGGAAAGGTGGAAAAAGCGACGTTCGCGGGTGGCTGCTTCTGGTGCATGGAGCACCCCTTTGATGCATTGGAGGGGGTTCTGTCTACGACATCGGGATACACGGGAGGCCACAAGGCCGACCCTGCCTACGAGGAGGTCTTAACCGGAACGACGGGCCACGCCGAGGCAGTCGAGGTTGCCTTCGATCCCGCAAAGGTAAGCTACGGGGAACTCCTGGACGTCTTCTGGAGAAACATAGACCCCACGGCAGAAAACAGGCAGTTTGCCGATGTGGGCACCCAGTACCGGACCGCCATCTTTTACCACAGCGAGGAGCAGAGACGGGAGGCGGAAGAGTCGAAGGAAAGAATCAAAAAGTCGGGAAGGTTCGACGGTCCCATCGTCACGGAAATATCCCCCGCCTCGGCATTTCACCCCGCCGAGGACTATCACCAGGGCTACTACCGGAAGAACCCCATCAGGTACGGGCTCTACCGGCAGGGGTCCGGAAGGGACCGGTTTTTGAGCAAGGTGTGGGGGAAGGACCGGTGAGGGGAGAGGTGCCGCAACCAGGCTACGGGTGGCGCATTCCGATTTGTGTGGTAAAATCAGAGCTTACGAGGAGCCGAAAACATGACAGCAAAAAGCGCAAAGGAGACCCTCTACACTGCAGGAAAGGTGGCAAAGGAGCTCGGCGTGAAGCCGGGGGACGTGAAAAAAGCCATCGCCTCGCTGGGAATCAAGCCCGATGTGGTAAAAGGCGGTTGCTCCTATTACTTTGAGGCGACGGTGAAGAAGATCAAGAAGGGGGTAAAGTAGGTCGGCCGCGGCCGGGCAGGAAAAGCCCACGGGGACGCCGCTGGAGCCGCATGACACTCCCTTGAAAGGGTCAATTGAAAGTCGCACTGGTAAATACCAACCGGATGAAACCTCCCATCGCTCCCATCGGCCTCGAGTACGTGGCCGAGTCACTGAGAGGTGGAGGCCACGACGTGGAGGTCCTCGACCTGTGCTTTGCCGAGGACCCTGCCGCCGCCATCGCGTCCTTCTTCAAGAGTTCCGACCACCGCCTGGTGGGGGCCACCCTGAGAAACACCGACGACTGCGCTTTCACGAGCAGGGAATCCTTCCTCGGNNNNNNNNNNNNNNNNNNNNNNNNNNNNNNNNNNNNNNNNNNNNNNNNNNNNNNNNNNNNNNNNNNNNNNNNNNNNNNNNNNNNNNNNNNNNNNAAAAGAGAGCTGGCTCGACCTCCCCAACCTCGTCAGAAAGAGTGAAGAGGGGTTCCAGCGCAACCCTCCCCTCTTTTTCGACCTCAAGAGGCTGCCGTCCATGACGCGGAGTTTCGTCGACAACGGGCGCTATTTCAGGGAGGGTGGCCAGGCAGGGGTCGAGACCAAGCGCGGATGCCCCCGCGACTGCATATACTGCGCCGACCCCGTGGCCAAGGGGAAAAACGTGCGGACCAGGCCCCCACGTGAGGTGGCAGACGAACTCGAACACCTCGTGCGCCAGGGTATCGACGCCGTGCACCTGTGCGACAGCGAGTTCAACATTCCCCTGTGGCACGCCCTCGCGGTGTGCAAGGAAATCTCCAGCCGGGGCCTGGCAGATCGGCTCAGGTGGTACACGTACTGCTCGCCGGTTCCCTTCTCCCGGAAACTCGCACGGAAGATGGCCGGCGCCGGCTGCGCGGGAATCAACTTCGGCGTCGACAGCGGAGACCATACCATGCTCCTTGCTCTCGGGCGCTCCCACACCCCGGGAGATATTCGGGCCGCCGTTGATTTCTGCAGGGAGGAGGGCATAACCGTCATGCTCGACCTTCTGATCGGGGCCCCGGGCGAGTCGCGGGAGAGCATCATGCGCACCGTCGACCTCATGAAGGAGGTTAACCCCGACCGGGTGGGAGTCGCCGCCGGCGTCCGGGTCTATCCCGGGACCAGTCTTTCCCGTATGGTGGAAAGCGGGAGCCTCCATGAAGGCATAACCGGAGGCGAAAACATTCACGACCCCCTCTTTTTCATGGAGCCGAAAATCGGAGATAACGTCTTCGCGTTCCTCGACCACCTCATCGGCGACGACGAAAGGTTCTTCTTTTTCGACCCGGACAGCCCGAAGAGAAACTACAACTACAATGCAAACCAGCGGCTCGCGGAGGCCATAGAAAAAGGNNNNNNNNNNNNNNNNNNNNNNNNNNNNNNNNNNNNNNNNNNNNNNNNNNNNNNNNNNNNNNNNNNNNNNNNNNNNNNNNNNNNNNNNNNNNNNNNNNNNNACGGATGTATGTACAAAGGGCATATTTTCTGATAAAAGGGATATTTATGTTTGCGCGGCAGCCGAAGCAAAAAAGCGGGGGACAGGGAAAAGGACCCGTACCCGGCGAGCATAAAATAACAGAGAAGCAGGCGGAGGAAAGCGTGGCGGCGAAGAAGCGTAATATAAACGCATCCGACATCTCCCCCAGGTTCCTGGGGCTCATCGGGTTTTGCTGTCTCTACATATTTTTCAAGGCAAAAGGGGCGTTCTCCCTCGGCCCGGGTCTGTCGCTCGGCCTGTTTCTGCCCTTCCTGGCAGTCTGCCTCGTCCTGCCCGCCGCCGTTCACATCACCCTCCGGAGGGGGGGGCCGTCGCGGGCTGCCCGAATCGCTTTCTGGGCCGGCTATTCCTGGATGGGCTTCGTGCTCCTGTTCCTCTTCGTCACCACATCCATCGACATCGCAACGCTCTTGCTCGGCACGGCCAGCGCGCTTGCAAACAATGTCCCCGATATCGTATCCACGAGCCAGATGGACAGGTTCATCCTGTCACTTTTTTTGTCAATCGTCCTGAGCGGCTACGCACTCATGGAGGCTTACTTTCCCCGGGTCAAACGGGTCGTGATAGAGACCGAAAAGCTGCCCCGCAGCGTGGACCGTCTGCGGATAGCCCAGATTTCCGATGTCCACCTGGGGCCCGTGGTGGGAAAAAGGAGGGCGCAGCGGATCGCCGCGAAAATCGCTGATGTAACCCCCCACATCCTCGTGTCGACGGGTGACCTCATCGATTCCAGGCCGGCATATCTTTCCGGGCTGGAGGGGATATTCAAAGGTATCCAGGCGCCCCTTGGAAAGTTCGCCGTCGTGGGGAACCACGAGGTATCGGCAGGGCTGGATAAGTCGATCGCGTTCATGGAAGAGGCGGGGTTCCGGGTCCTGCGCAACGAAACTGCCGTTGCCGGGGGGATCATCCGCATCGCCGGAGCAGACGATAAGGCCGCCGGTAAAGATGCGGATGGACTGAGATACTGCCGTGGGCCGGGGGAAAATGGCGCGGGCCTGTTCACCCTCTACCTGAAACACCGCCCTCCCCCGGGAAACACCGGGGACGGCGTCGACTTCGACCTCCAGCTGTCAGGCCATACCCACGGGGGACAGCTCTTTCCCTTCCGGTACGTCACGCTGGGATATTACCCCAAGCTCAGGGGGCTTTACTCGCTCGAGCAGGGAAAGCTGCTCTACGTCACCCCCGGCGCCGGAACGTGGGGGCCGCCCATGAGGTTCCTCACACCGCCCGAAATTACCGTCATCGAGCTCGTGGGCGCACGAACCAGCACCGGCTGAAGATGNNNNNNNNNNNNNNNNNNNNNNNNNNNNNNNNNNNNNNNNNNNNNNNNNNNNNNNNNNNNNNNNNCCCTCGGAAATCTTGTCCACGCCATCGTCGGCGACGATGGAAAAGGTGAGCTTCCGGCCCTCGACCTTCTCAAGCTTCCCGCTGACGGTCACGGTAAAACCGGGGGGAGTCGCAGCCAGGTGGCTTACCTTGATATCGATTCCCACGGTCTGTTCCCGCGGCCAGTCTATGTGGGGATTGATCGCAACGATACAGGCCCATTCGAAAAGCCCCACCATAAACCCTGTGGTAAATACCCTGGGCATGACCTGAAACTCGGGAGACTCCGGGAAAATATAGGGCACCGTTTTCTCCTCCGGTACCGTGTACTGGAATGTGAACGTCAGACCTTCCTTGAGCGGTTCCTTCATCGCACACCTCCGTTCATTGAGTGACCGTGNNNNNNNNNNNNNNNNNNNNNNNNNNNNNNNNNNNNNNNNNNNNNNNNNNNNNNNNNNNNNNNNNNNNNNNNNNNNNNNNNNNNNNNNNNNNNNNNNNNNNNNNNNNNNNNNNNNNNNNNCCGGTGGTTCACGATTGAACCGAGCTTGTTTCCATACACCAGGTGCCGCATGTTTTCCCTTGCGAGAAAGTCGTGAGGGAACCCCGGCGAGATCGTGCTTGCCGCATCGAGCCTCTCGAGGTGTTCGCTCTCCAGAGAGAAATCCAGGCAGCCGAGGTTGTCCCGGAGCTGGCTTTCCGTGCGCGCACCCAGAATGGGGATGATGACCCCATTCCCCTTTATCTGCCTCAGCCAGTTCAGGGCAACCTGTGCGGGCGACCTTCCCACCGCCTCGGCGACCTTCACCACCTCTCCGGCGATGGTGAGATTTTTCCCGCTCAAAAATTCCGCGCTCATGGGATTGTGGGGGCCGAAGCGTCGATCGGAACCGTCGCCCTTCCCGTACTTTCCCGTCAGCACTCCCCCGCCGAGGGGCGACCATGCCGTGACGCCGATGTCGAGGGCCCGGGCCATCGGAAGCAGCTCCCGCTCAGGAGTCCTCTCGATCAGGCTGTACTGCACCTGGAGCCCGACGAAGGGTGTCAGGCCCGAAAGCTCCGCGATGGTGTTCGCCTGCGAGACAATCCAGGCGGGCGCGTCGGAGACCCCGACGTAGAGNNNNNNNNNNNNNNNNNNNNNNNNNNNNNNNNNNNNNNNNNNNNNNNNNNNNNNNNNTCGACGTAGTCCATGTCGAGCCGCCGCAGGCTCGCCTCGAGGGAGCGGACGAGATTTTTGCGATGGTTTCCGCTCGCGTTGGGGTCGTCCGGGTCCATCGTCAGGGTGTACTTCGTCGCCAGGACGAGCCTCTCCCGCTCCTTCCGCATGAACTCACCGAGGAACTTCTCGCTCGTTCCCTCGGTGTATTTGTTGGCCGTGTCGATGAAGTTCCCCCCCGCATCCAGAAACGCATCGAACATTTTCCGGCTCTCCTGTTTGGAGGCGCCGAAGGTCCCCCACACCTCGCCGAAGGTCATCGCTCCCAGGCAGAGTTCGGATACCCGCAGACCGCTATTTCCGAGCAATTTATATTGCATCTTTTGCCTCCTTCCCCATGTTCTCCCTGTAGTCTAGAGCGAACCGGTCCGCTTTTCAAACCGGAGTGATACGAACCGTCTGAAGAGCCCGAAGGAAATGCGCCTTGAAATATCCAGAAAATCCCTCCCGGACCTTACCGGCTCTCAATTAGCATCTTGACAAAATCCGCAGGACGTTAAATCATTTAATAGATAAGCCGGATAAGCTTTAGTCGGCAGCGCTTGTTCGCCCTGTTCGGGGTGGGGAGGAAAAAAGGGTCCTTTCGGTCCTCTCAGGGCACATGTAAATACAGGCTCTCCATCGAATCGTTGAGCAGCACAGACGTGTTGGCTGCCAATACCGTTCGATATTTTACGTGTCCAAGGCCCCCCTGCTATCCGTGAGCATCATTTCCTGCCGACGCCCAAAGAGAAAAAGGTAGCGGATGAATTGAAGTATCTCACCTTTACATGTGCGGCCCTGTTGACGCTTTTTTTGGCAAACGCGGCATCGGCCCAGGTACCGTATGCCGCAGAGGATGCCTTTTACCAGGGTGTGTACCATGCCCTCAACAAGAATTTTACCCGTGCCAAGGAGACGTTCGAGGAGTCACTTGCCATAGACCCCACCTACTACCGCCCGAAAGAGGGGCTCAAGGCAATCGCCGCCCTGATGGGGAAAAAAATAGATCTGGAGACAGCGGAACTCTTCTTCAAGGGGCTGTCCCTCGAGAAGGAAAGGACGATGGAAGAAGCCCTCGCCGCTTTTGACGAGGTGATAGCAAGGGACCCCGGTTTTCCCCTCTCCTATTTCATGCGGGGCAACGCCTACGACACGGGTGGCCGCTACGAACTCGCCATTGCCGATTTTTCCCGGGCCATCGAGCTGGACCCGGATTACGGAGACGCATACAACAGCAGGGGTCTTTCGTACTACAAGAGCGGCCTCTACGGAAGGGCCATCTATGATTTCAGCGCCGTCATCAACCTCAACCCCGGCTATGCGGCGGCTTACTACAACCGGGGGCTTGCGTACTACAAAAACGGCCAGTACGAGAGGGCCGAAAAAAATATAACCCTTGCCATCGAGGCAAACCCCGATGATATCGCTGCCTACAGAGCCCGGGGAACGGCTTTTCTCGCAGTGGGCGAAACTAACCGGGCCATCGCGGACTTCAACAGAGCGGTGGAGATAGATCCAGCATTCGCCGAGGGGTACTTCATCCGGGGGCTCATCTACGCGAGCCAGGACCAGTTCGTGCTCGCCATCGCAGACTTCGACCGGGCCGTTGCCGCAGATCCAAACTATGCGGAAGCCTACTACAACCGGGGCAATGCATACAGGGACAGAGGCCAGTATTTCAAGGCCGTCGCGGATTACAACAGGGCGCTCAAGATCTATGCCGGAGACATCGACCCCTATAACCTGGTTGTCTCCTCCTTTGCCGGGGAATTGGATCCGATCGTATCGGATGTGTACTACAACCGGGGAACCGCCCACATATACAAAGCTCAGTACGACCTGGCAATAGAGGATTTCAACGGGGCCATCGCCATCAACGCCCTGGATGCTGATACGTACAACAACCGCGGTGTTGCATACAGCAAAAAGGGGGAGTATGACAGGGCAGTACTCGATTTTGACATGGCGATCTCCCTCGATAAAGAGTTTGCCTACGCCTACAAAAACCGGGGGACTGCCTACCTGGCCGCCGGCAAGTATGACCAGGCAATCGACGATTTCAACTGGGTAACGAGACTCGACCCGAGACTGGGCATGCCCTACTATGACACCGCCATCGCCTATGAAAAATCGGGGAGGAAAAAAGAGGCAATACGGGCCTACAAAAAGTTTATCGACACCGCCCCCCCGCAATACGAAACCTACATCAACCGCGCACGGGAGAAGATAACCGAGCTGTCAAAGTGACGCCATTCCCCTGCCCGGGATGAAAGTCCCCGGTTTCCCGGAAGACGCATGAGAAGGACCAATATTTTTCCCCCAACCCGCAAAAATCCCTGAGGTTCTCTTCTAAAATCATACCTTTTGTCTCTGCACCACAATCACCCGCCTGCCGGGGGCCCTGAACGTGGCCCGCGAACTGCGCGTTCCTTCCTGTAAAGAAACGCTCCCTTCCTGTCGATGAATAAAGAGAGGCAGTTTCAGATGTGTTGAGCCGAACGGGATAGGTGCCCGGGAGGAACAGTGAGCAAGAAACTCAAAATAACGATCGAGGTAGACCCCGACAGCAAGAAGATATTCGTTATGGACAACGCGGGGAACATTATCGAGGTCGCAGGAATCATGGTCATCGGCGGTATGCCGAAGAAAGATCTCCGGGGAGAGGATTGTTTCTACATGTTCGATTGGGGTTCCAGCACCGCGGCAGCCTGGGCCTACGGGCGGGGATATCTCATGGCCCACACGAGCAGCCAGCCCCGTTACAACTTCCTGAAGAACTTCTACAAAAAGTGCGCTCAGGAGATCGCGAAGATCGAGGCCCCCAAGATAGCCGACGACCTGGTGCGCGGATACCGGGAGCGAAAGACCCTGGACCCCGATGAGCTGCTGGAGATACTCAAGGGATGGCAAAGAGAAGGAGGCCGAGCCGGCAAGAAAACGGTGCATTGACACCACCGCGGACAACCCGTTCCCCTATCTCCAGGAACTGTGGGAATCAAAACAGCCGACACCCTTCGTTTATCGAGCAAACCGGTGGTATGCGGACACGGCAATTAGGCCCCGCGGGGAGATCAATTTTTTTTTGACCTTTCAGGCAATTTCTGTAGAATAGAAACAGTTTTTTTTTGACCGGGCAATTTTACCGGCGCCCCGCAGGGCCTCCGGTTAAATTACCGGTGCCTTTTTTTGTCGACTCACTACAGATATCGTTACGTTAATATCACGTTTCAGGAGGATAAATCTCATGGCGAAAAAACTGGTTATCGATCAGGATCTCTGCACCTCATGCGGAGTCTGCGTGGACCTCTGCCCGGGAGTGTTCCAGTTGAACGAAGATGACCTTGCGGAGGTCATCGATCCCACCGGTGCATCTGAAGAAGAAATCCAGGAAGCAATCGATCAGTGCCCGGTAGCCTGTATCATGTGGGAAGAGTAGAGGAGCCCGCAGGGAAGGTATCCCCTCTCGAACGAATGGGCCGGTAGAAGGAAGAGCCCGGAGAAAAAGCATCCGCATGATGGCTTCCGTCAGGTGAAGCCTCCCCGGCCCCACTTCCCCAACCCATAAAAGGGAAGTTTCAGACACCCCGAAAAAAGGGTAGGATGTCTCTATGCCCGATAGATCACTCAGGCACTGTGTCGCTGCCGCTTCGGCACTCTTCTTCATCGCGGCCGTAATCGGGTACCTGGCACCCATGGGGCAAAAGGAGCTGATCGGCCAGGAGCTGTCGGCATTTTTCGGCCCTATCAGAGAGCTCGCTCCCCCGGCGATACTGACGCTGATCTTCCTGAACAACGCCCTGAAATCCCTGATCACCATACTCCTGGGGTTTTTCTTCGGCCTGATCCCCATCCTTTTCATATCGGGAAACGGATACCTCCTCGGGGTTTTGGTCTCCCTTGCCGGAACCCGCCTCGGTTTCGGGGAGGTCGCCCTCCGCATCCTGCCCCACGCCCTCTTTGAGGTCCCCGCGTTCATCCTCGCCGGGTCACTGGGCCTCTGGCTGGGTCTGAGATTTTTCCGGAAAGTGCGCTACCGGGAGGAGTTCAGGCCTTATCTCTCCCTCTCCCTGAAGAAATTCTTCAGGATCGTGGTACCTCTCTTGCTGATCGCCGCGCTCATCGAGACCTTCGTCACTCCACTTCTCGCAGGGATAAGGCGGTAATTTTCGGGATATCGCCCCACGGCGGCTGAAGGCACGCGAGGGGAGAAAGATTTCCGTGCGCCTGTTATCGATGATCGGTTGGCCTCTTGTCAGGTCCGGCCACCCGGGATCGGTTTCATTGATTGAATGCCCTGAGCCGGCGGGAATGAATAAGCTCGAGCACCGGGGATCGTCACCCTAGAGCTGACGCCGGTACCTGTCCAGCTCCTTCTGCAACTCTTCCGTAAGATTCCCCTTGGTTCCGAAAGACCTCCCGCAATAGGGGCAGAAATATTCCTCCGCCTCGGTGATGTCCTCGAATCTCCCCACAAACTTTCTCCTGCATCCCGGACATGTGACAACGATCGTGCCCCCTTTTTTCATGGTCATACCTGTCCACCTCCTGAACGGTATGTTCCCTATAGGTTATTATAGCAGACCTTTTACGGGCGTTCCCGAAGATACCCGCCCGCTTTCCGTTCACTGCCTTTCCGCACGGAATGGCGGGCTGGCGAAATGGCCCGAAAATGACACGACCTACCTTGGCGGAGCAATACACCTTCGCTTTACCCTCTGATGGGCCGCTTACCCCGAATCGGACGCGCGCGCCTTACCTGGGCTCAGCGGGGTACCGTGCCTCGACCCACTCGCGCCATCCGCCTTTCAAGGCATAGACCTTCGGGTATCCTCCGTCGATGAGCTTCTGTGCCAGACTGGCACTGGTGGCCTCGGTCACTCAGGCACAGTAGAGAACGATAGTTTTTTCCTTCGGGTACTTTTCTGACCAGGTTTCGAAATCCCCGGGATGCTCACGCACCGCGCCCTTTATCTTGAATTTATCGCTGACCCAGTCAAAGTCGGTGCGGACATCGAGAACGACCACATCGGAGCTGCCGATAAGCTCCTTCAGCTCCTCCTTCGCCATCCTCGGCACACTGTCGGCAACGGATACCTCTCCCGGTACAAACCCGGAAACACTCAGGCCAAGCAAAGCAACAAGAACCAGAAAC
The Deltaproteobacteria bacterium DNA segment above includes these coding regions:
- a CDS encoding tetratricopeptide repeat protein, coding for MSPGKFGGAEISRSLSVDYYNRGTAYIRTDQNDRAITNLTRAIELNPRFVQAYLNRGHAYNRKGQFDRAIADYGRSIELDPKLTLAYYNRGTAYFKKERNREAVADLSRAIELNPNLAHAYLNRGSAYYAMEKYERSIPDFSRALELNPDLAYAYLNRGGAHYITGKYDRAVSDYSKLIEIDSGFALAYFDRGLAFYRMGELDRAISDFNRALEINPELTDSLLHRGDAYSIKREFALALADFSMVLERDPENAIAYYGRAKANYRMGRYGKAFADMFRAGFFWLKR
- the msrA gene encoding peptide-methionine (S)-S-oxide reductase MsrA, with the translated sequence MTGKKGTTEGKVEKATFAGGCFWCMEHPFDALEGVLSTTSGYTGGHKADPAYEEVLTGTTGHAEAVEVAFDPAKVSYGELLDVFWRNIDPTAENRQFADVGTQYRTAIFYHSEEQRREAEESKERIKKSGRFDGPIVTEISPASAFHPAEDYHQGYYRKNPIRYGLYRQGSGRDRFLSKVWGKDR
- a CDS encoding B12-binding domain-containing radical SAM protein; translation: MKVALVNTNRMKPPIAPIGLEYVAESLRGGGHDVEVLDLCFAEDPAAAIASFFKSSDHRLVGATLRNTDDCAFTSRESFLG
- a CDS encoding radical SAM protein, whose protein sequence is KESWLDLPNLVRKSEEGFQRNPPLFFDLKRLPSMTRSFVDNGRYFREGGQAGVETKRGCPRDCIYCADPVAKGKNVRTRPPREVADELEHLVRQGIDAVHLCDSEFNIPLWHALAVCKEISSRGLADRLRWYTYCSPVPFSRKLARKMAGAGCAGINFGVDSGDHTMLLALGRSHTPGDIRAAVDFCREEGITVMLDLLIGAPGESRESIMRTVDLMKEVNPDRVGVAAGVRVYPGTSLSRMVESGSLHEGITGGENIHDPLFFMEPKIGDNVFAFLDHLIGDDERFFFFDPDSPKRNYNYNANQRLAEAIEKG
- a CDS encoding metallophosphoesterase; the protein is MAAKKRNINASDISPRFLGLIGFCCLYIFFKAKGAFSLGPGLSLGLFLPFLAVCLVLPAAVHITLRRGGPSRAARIAFWAGYSWMGFVLLFLFVTTSIDIATLLLGTASALANNVPDIVSTSQMDRFILSLFLSIVLSGYALMEAYFPRVKRVVIETEKLPRSVDRLRIAQISDVHLGPVVGKRRAQRIAAKIADVTPHILVSTGDLIDSRPAYLSGLEGIFKGIQAPLGKFAVVGNHEVSAGLDKSIAFMEEAGFRVLRNETAVAGGIIRIAGADDKAAGKDADGLRYCRGPGENGAGLFTLYLKHRPPPGNTGDGVDFDLQLSGHTHGGQLFPFRYVTLGYYPKLRGLYSLEQGKLLYVTPGAGTWGPPMRFLTPPEITVIELVGARTSTG
- a CDS encoding thioesterase, with product MKEPLKEGLTFTFQYTVPEEKTVPYIFPESPEFQVMPRVFTTGFMVGLFEWACIVAINPHIDWPREQTVGIDIKVSHLAATPPGFTVTVSGKLEKVEGRKLTFSIVADDGVDKISEG
- a CDS encoding tetratricopeptide repeat protein, translated to MTLFLANAASAQVPYAAEDAFYQGVYHALNKNFTRAKETFEESLAIDPTYYRPKEGLKAIAALMGKKIDLETAELFFKGLSLEKERTMEEALAAFDEVIARDPGFPLSYFMRGNAYDTGGRYELAIADFSRAIELDPDYGDAYNSRGLSYYKSGLYGRAIYDFSAVINLNPGYAAAYYNRGLAYYKNGQYERAEKNITLAIEANPDDIAAYRARGTAFLAVGETNRAIADFNRAVEIDPAFAEGYFIRGLIYASQDQFVLAIADFDRAVAADPNYAEAYYNRGNAYRDRGQYFKAVADYNRALKIYAGDIDPYNLVVSSFAGELDPIVSDVYYNRGTAHIYKAQYDLAIEDFNGAIAINALDADTYNNRGVAYSKKGEYDRAVLDFDMAISLDKEFAYAYKNRGTAYLAAGKYDQAIDDFNWVTRLDPRLGMPYYDTAIAYEKSGRKKEAIRAYKKFIDTAPPQYETYINRAREKITELSK
- a CDS encoding 4Fe-4S dicluster domain-containing protein translates to MAKKLVIDQDLCTSCGVCVDLCPGVFQLNEDDLAEVIDPTGASEEEIQEAIDQCPVACIMWEE